The Bryobacteraceae bacterium genome includes a window with the following:
- the rocA gene encoding 1-pyrroline-5-carboxylate dehydrogenase — MRLCDFRNEPYTDFSLSENAEKMRAALSAVRAEFGKEYDIRIGEARHRTGALLHSINPSRPSEIVGSHHKATPELARQAIEAADAYFPQWAAVPVSERAAMLRRAAAILRRRKMEFDAWLVYEAGKTWPEAEADVSEAIDFCEYYALLAERMANPEPLVQLPGERDELRYIPLGVGVIIPPWNFPLAILTGMTTAALVSGNTVVIKPSSDTPTIAAKFAEVLEEAGVPPRAFTLLVGSGAEVGDVLVAHPRTRFISFTGSREVGLHINELASKTAPGQIWIKRVIAEMGGKDAIIVDEEADLDAAVQGVLVSAYGYQGQKCSACSRAIVSEKLYGEFLERLAARVKEIRVGPADDPANFMGPVINERSMKSILGYIEIGRQEGRLVCGGERLPGEGYFLAPTVIEGVDRKARIFQEEIFGPVLAVTPARDFDHALELANDSEYGLTGAVYTLNREKIEKARNVFHVGNLYINRKCTGAMVGAHPFGGFNMSGTDSKAGGPDYLFWFVQGKAIGEKIV, encoded by the coding sequence ATGCGCCTGTGCGATTTCCGCAACGAGCCCTACACCGACTTCTCCCTGTCCGAGAACGCCGAAAAGATGCGGGCAGCCCTGTCTGCTGTCCGGGCCGAATTCGGAAAAGAATACGACATCCGGATCGGCGAGGCCCGTCATCGCACCGGCGCTCTGCTTCACTCCATCAATCCCTCCAGACCTTCCGAAATCGTCGGCAGCCACCACAAGGCCACGCCCGAGCTGGCGCGCCAGGCCATTGAAGCCGCCGACGCGTATTTCCCGCAGTGGGCGGCGGTTCCCGTCAGCGAGCGCGCCGCCATGCTGCGCCGCGCCGCCGCCATTCTGCGCCGCCGCAAGATGGAGTTCGACGCCTGGCTGGTGTACGAAGCCGGCAAGACGTGGCCCGAGGCCGAAGCCGACGTCAGCGAGGCGATCGACTTCTGCGAATACTACGCCCTGCTGGCCGAGCGCATGGCCAACCCCGAGCCGCTGGTGCAGCTGCCCGGCGAGCGGGACGAGTTGCGCTACATCCCGCTGGGCGTTGGCGTCATCATTCCGCCGTGGAACTTCCCGCTGGCCATCCTGACCGGCATGACCACGGCGGCGCTGGTGAGCGGCAACACCGTGGTCATCAAGCCGAGCTCCGACACGCCGACCATTGCCGCGAAATTCGCCGAGGTGCTGGAAGAAGCCGGCGTGCCGCCGCGCGCCTTCACGCTGCTGGTGGGCAGCGGGGCGGAAGTAGGCGACGTGCTGGTGGCGCATCCGCGCACGAGGTTCATCTCGTTCACCGGATCGCGCGAGGTGGGCCTGCACATCAATGAACTGGCCTCGAAGACCGCCCCCGGCCAGATCTGGATCAAACGCGTCATCGCCGAGATGGGAGGCAAGGACGCCATCATCGTCGACGAGGAGGCCGATCTCGACGCCGCCGTGCAGGGCGTGCTGGTGAGCGCCTACGGCTACCAGGGCCAGAAGTGCTCGGCCTGCTCGAGAGCCATCGTCAGCGAGAAGCTCTACGGAGAGTTCCTGGAGCGGCTCGCGGCGCGCGTGAAAGAGATCCGCGTCGGACCGGCGGACGATCCGGCCAACTTCATGGGCCCGGTGATCAACGAGCGCTCGATGAAGTCGATCCTCGGCTACATCGAAATCGGCAGACAGGAAGGCCGGCTCGTCTGCGGCGGAGAACGGCTGCCGGGCGAAGGCTATTTCCTGGCGCCAACGGTGATCGAAGGCGTGGACCGCAAGGCGCGCATCTTCCAGGAAGAGATCTTCGGCCCCGTGCTGGCCGTCACGCCTGCGCGCGACTTCGATCATGCGCTCGAACTCGCCAACGACAGCGAATATGGCCTCACGGGGGCGGTGTACACGCTCAACCGCGAGAAGATCGAGAAGGCCAGGAACGTCTTTCACGTCGGCAACCTCTACATCAACCGCAAGTGCACGGGCGCCATGGTGGGCGCGCATCCGTTCGGCGGCTTCAACATGTCGGGCACCGATTCGAAGGCCGGGGGCCCGGACTACCTGTTCTGGTTCGTGCAGGGCAAGGCGATCGGCGAGAAGATCGTCTGA
- the arsA gene encoding arylsulfatase: protein MRLDRRTFLGAAAGACSAGLVHAARRRQNFVLIYADDLGYGDLGCYGHPTIRTPNLDRMAAEGAKFMQWYSAAPLCTPSRAALLTGRYAVRSGLTRVLFPDSTGGIPDSETTIAEVLKGAGYQTAAIGKWHLGHLPPYLPTRHGFDSYYGIPYSNDMRPLDGPGAPGAAKYPPLPLMRDEKVIETEPDQAMLTPRYTEEAVRKIRAFRGRPFFLYYAQTYPHVPLYASPRFRGRSARGIYGDVVEEIDWSVGEILRALAETGQERNTLVVFTSDNGPWLQRQIHAGSAGLLREGKATTWEGGVRVPFIVRQPGRVQPRRTSGQVGSMLDLLPTFAAMAGAGLPSRTLDGEDLSRELCTEAPPRERTLFYWNAEQLCAVRHGPWKLHRISNTAEWKSGTSKHDPPLLFHLEHDPSEKYDVAAAHPDVVQRLSAMMEERGAKIERGPAQR from the coding sequence GTGAGGCTCGACAGAAGGACGTTCCTTGGAGCAGCGGCCGGCGCCTGCAGCGCAGGCCTTGTGCATGCCGCGCGGCGGCGTCAGAATTTCGTGCTCATCTATGCCGACGACCTCGGCTACGGCGATCTCGGCTGTTACGGCCATCCCACGATCCGCACGCCGAACCTCGACCGCATGGCCGCCGAAGGTGCGAAGTTCATGCAATGGTATTCGGCGGCGCCATTGTGCACGCCGAGCCGCGCGGCGCTGCTCACGGGCCGGTATGCGGTGCGGAGCGGGCTGACGCGAGTGCTGTTCCCGGATTCCACGGGCGGCATTCCGGACAGCGAAACGACGATCGCCGAGGTGTTGAAAGGCGCCGGCTATCAGACGGCGGCGATCGGCAAGTGGCATCTGGGCCATCTGCCGCCATATCTGCCCACGCGGCACGGATTCGACTCCTATTACGGAATCCCCTATTCGAACGATATGCGGCCTCTGGACGGTCCCGGCGCGCCGGGCGCGGCGAAATATCCGCCGCTGCCGCTGATGCGCGACGAGAAGGTGATCGAGACGGAGCCGGATCAGGCCATGCTCACTCCGCGCTACACGGAGGAAGCGGTGCGGAAGATTCGTGCGTTCCGCGGCCGGCCGTTTTTCCTGTATTACGCGCAGACCTATCCGCACGTGCCCCTGTATGCGAGCCCGCGGTTCCGGGGGCGCAGCGCGCGCGGCATTTACGGCGACGTCGTGGAAGAAATTGACTGGAGCGTGGGCGAGATCCTGCGGGCTCTCGCAGAAACAGGCCAGGAACGCAACACTCTGGTCGTGTTCACCTCCGACAACGGTCCATGGCTCCAGCGCCAGATTCATGCGGGCTCGGCGGGGCTGCTCCGCGAAGGCAAGGCCACGACCTGGGAAGGCGGGGTGCGCGTGCCCTTCATTGTCCGGCAGCCCGGGCGCGTGCAGCCGCGGCGGACCAGCGGCCAGGTGGGCTCGATGCTCGATCTGCTGCCCACATTCGCGGCGATGGCCGGAGCGGGACTGCCTTCGAGGACCCTCGATGGAGAGGACCTGTCGCGCGAGCTCTGCACGGAGGCGCCGCCGCGCGAACGGACGCTGTTTTACTGGAACGCCGAGCAGCTTTGCGCCGTGCGCCACGGCCCATGGAAGCTCCACCGCATCTCGAACACGGCGGAGTGGAAGAGCGGAACATCAAAACACGATCCGCCTCTTCTGTTCCATCTCGAGCACGACCCTTCCGAAAAGTACGACGTGGCCGCCGCGCACCCGGACGTGGTGCAGCGGCTGTCGGCGATGATGGAAGAGCGCGGAGCGAAGATCGAGCGCGGTCCGGCGCAGCGCTGA
- a CDS encoding mandelate racemase: MPGTRRSFLASSFALPSLARAIQETASPYRRPKLKITDVRTAQILGHGLQLHVRIYTDQGIYGHGEGTDAVQGGAGLVRMFRRFLVGQDPLNIEALWERIRTAGIFAGAQGGQYTAALSAVEIALWDLAGKALGVPVYQLLGGKVRDRVRLYCDSANHHPDDPQAKPKLKELEAMGFTAVKIDIDEANDPNRWDRVNWTASNAEIDRMVKEVAFVRETLSPRVDLAVDMHGRYDATTAKRVAREMERFRLLFLEEPVPPENIDVMRDIRESTVTPICAGENLFLRHGFRELLEKRAVDIVMPDLQKCGGLLEGRKIADMAHVYYTPFAPHCVVSPIGTMASCHVCAAVPNFLVLEWHWISRLELWRNFVREGDIIEKGFVPLPDRPGLGVEMNEEAARKVQVKDTPWFEPGL, from the coding sequence ATGCCGGGAACCCGCCGCAGCTTCCTCGCCTCGTCGTTCGCGCTGCCCTCGCTGGCTCGCGCCATTCAGGAGACCGCCTCTCCCTACCGCCGCCCGAAGCTGAAGATCACCGACGTGCGCACGGCGCAGATCCTGGGCCACGGGCTGCAGCTTCACGTGCGCATCTACACCGATCAGGGCATCTACGGCCACGGAGAAGGCACGGACGCCGTGCAGGGCGGCGCGGGCCTGGTGCGCATGTTCCGCCGTTTTCTCGTCGGCCAGGATCCGCTGAACATCGAAGCCCTGTGGGAGCGCATCCGCACGGCGGGCATCTTCGCCGGGGCGCAGGGCGGGCAGTACACCGCCGCCCTGAGCGCTGTCGAGATCGCCCTGTGGGATCTGGCGGGCAAAGCGCTCGGCGTGCCCGTCTATCAGCTGCTCGGCGGCAAGGTCCGCGACCGCGTGCGCCTGTACTGCGACTCGGCCAATCATCACCCGGACGACCCGCAGGCGAAGCCAAAGCTGAAAGAGCTGGAGGCGATGGGCTTCACCGCGGTGAAGATCGACATCGACGAGGCCAACGATCCCAACCGCTGGGACCGCGTGAACTGGACCGCTTCGAACGCCGAAATCGACCGGATGGTGAAAGAGGTGGCCTTCGTCCGCGAGACTCTGAGCCCGCGCGTCGATCTCGCCGTCGACATGCACGGGCGCTATGACGCGACGACGGCCAAGCGGGTGGCGCGGGAGATGGAGCGCTTCCGCCTGCTGTTTCTGGAAGAGCCGGTGCCGCCGGAAAACATCGATGTCATGCGCGACATCCGGGAGTCGACGGTGACGCCGATCTGCGCAGGCGAGAACCTGTTCCTGCGCCATGGATTCCGCGAGCTGCTCGAGAAGCGCGCCGTCGACATCGTCATGCCGGACCTGCAGAAGTGCGGCGGGCTGCTGGAGGGCCGCAAGATCGCCGACATGGCGCACGTCTACTACACGCCGTTCGCGCCGCACTGCGTGGTGTCGCCCATCGGCACGATGGCCTCGTGCCATGTCTGCGCCGCGGTTCCCAACTTCCTGGTGCTCGAGTGGCACTGGATCTCGAGGCTGGAGCTGTGGCGCAACTTCGTCCGCGAGGGCGACATCATCGAGAAGGGATTCGTCCCCCTGCCGGACCGTCCGGGGCTCGGCGTCGAGATGAACGAAGAAGCCGCCCGCAAGGTGCAGGTGAAGGATACGCCCTGGTTCGAGCCCGGCCTGTAG
- a CDS encoding NAD+ synthase, translating to MRIALCQINPTVGDLAGNLDLVIKTARRAAERGAGLAIFPELVLTGYPPRDLLEKESFRRRSLESLQQLIAASAEIPCGIVAGYVGAAPEGSRRSATNSAALIEKGRLLAAQSKMLLPTYDVFDEGRYFQPAASQRVCEFRGMRLGITICEDAWNDKQFWERPLYDSDPVESLVSQGAEIIVSINGSPYDMTKRALRRQMFTAMARRHRLPHVYVNMVGGNDQLIFDGSSFAVDAEGRIAAAAPSFREDIILFDAETCQGELRESHADEVEAAYDALVLGTRDYIAKCGFRSVIIGLSGGIDSTLVACIAADAVGAENVTGVSLPGPYSSDHSLSDARALAENLGIRYEVIPITPAYETLLATFAPVFAGAAPDVTEENIQSRLRGLTLMALSNKWGALVLTTGNKSEVAVGYCTLYGDMAGGLAVISDVPKTMVYELCRRVNARRPGTIPENVFVKPPSAELRPNQKDSDSLPEYEILDPILKAYIEELKSPAEISAELGQPLDLVRSIINRVDRSEYKRQQAAPGLKVTTKAFGMGRRYPIAQRFFE from the coding sequence ATGCGCATCGCTCTGTGCCAGATCAACCCCACGGTGGGCGATCTGGCAGGCAATCTCGACCTGGTCATCAAAACCGCCCGCCGCGCCGCCGAACGCGGCGCCGGCCTCGCGATTTTTCCGGAACTGGTTCTCACGGGCTATCCCCCGCGGGACCTGCTCGAAAAAGAGTCCTTCCGCCGGCGCTCGCTGGAATCGCTGCAACAGCTGATCGCCGCAAGCGCGGAGATCCCCTGCGGCATCGTGGCCGGCTACGTCGGCGCAGCTCCGGAAGGCTCGCGCCGCAGCGCGACGAATTCCGCCGCCCTGATTGAAAAGGGCCGCCTGCTGGCGGCGCAGTCCAAGATGCTGCTGCCCACCTACGACGTCTTTGACGAAGGCCGCTATTTCCAGCCCGCCGCCTCGCAGCGGGTCTGCGAATTCCGCGGCATGCGGCTCGGCATCACCATCTGCGAGGACGCCTGGAACGACAAGCAGTTCTGGGAGCGCCCGCTCTACGACAGCGACCCGGTCGAATCGCTTGTCTCTCAGGGCGCGGAAATCATCGTTTCCATCAACGGTTCTCCGTACGACATGACCAAACGCGCCCTGCGGCGGCAGATGTTCACCGCCATGGCGCGCCGGCACCGCCTGCCGCACGTGTACGTGAACATGGTGGGCGGCAACGACCAGCTCATTTTTGATGGATCCAGCTTCGCCGTCGACGCGGAGGGCCGGATCGCCGCCGCAGCGCCCTCGTTCCGCGAGGACATCATTCTGTTTGACGCCGAAACCTGCCAGGGCGAACTGCGCGAATCGCACGCGGACGAAGTCGAGGCCGCCTATGACGCGCTCGTTCTGGGCACGCGCGACTACATTGCAAAATGCGGCTTCCGCAGCGTCATCATCGGTCTGAGCGGCGGCATCGACTCGACGCTGGTGGCCTGCATCGCCGCCGATGCGGTCGGCGCGGAGAACGTCACCGGCGTCTCCCTGCCTGGCCCGTATTCGTCCGATCACAGCCTCTCGGACGCCCGCGCTCTGGCCGAAAATCTGGGCATCCGCTACGAGGTCATCCCCATCACTCCGGCTTACGAAACGCTGCTCGCCACATTCGCGCCCGTTTTCGCGGGCGCCGCGCCGGACGTGACCGAGGAAAACATCCAGTCGCGCCTCCGGGGCCTCACCCTGATGGCGCTGTCCAACAAGTGGGGGGCGCTCGTCCTCACCACCGGCAACAAGAGCGAAGTCGCCGTCGGCTACTGCACGCTCTACGGGGACATGGCCGGCGGACTCGCCGTCATCAGCGATGTGCCGAAGACGATGGTGTACGAGCTGTGCCGCCGCGTCAACGCGCGCCGCCCGGGCACGATCCCCGAGAACGTCTTCGTCAAACCGCCGTCCGCGGAGCTGCGGCCGAACCAGAAGGACTCCGATTCCCTGCCCGAGTACGAAATCCTCGATCCGATCCTGAAGGCCTACATCGAAGAGCTGAAATCGCCCGCTGAGATCTCCGCCGAACTCGGCCAGCCGCTCGATCTGGTCCGCAGCATCATCAACCGCGTCGACCGGAGCGAGTACAAACGCCAGCAGGCCGCTCCCGGCCTCAAGGTCACGACAAAGGCGTTCGGCATGGGACGCCGCTATCCCATTGCGCAGAGGTTCTTTGAATGA
- a CDS encoding MFS transporter — protein sequence MKRAFPVFLAFLAMGFADAAGPFVSLAREQFQLSYFAAQWITFSGFIMFGLLSIPMGLVQDRTGKKTILLAGLAIMLAGLLIPAIAGFTTFPVFLITVLLLGAGATTLQVAGNPIMRDVSPPGLYSRNLSLAQFVKAIGSLSGPLLPVLAARWYGASWQVVFPIYSAAVAVTILATLTLRVEETRSPDQKPATLASCLALLKNGYVAMMVLAIFLYVGAEVSVSAGIPLYLKERFGIDISRTGLLGTGLFFLALTIGRFSGGVILNWMQPRPFFLVTCLVSILGLLGIFAPSPTVSAVSFFVTGLGFANIFPLVFSITVDAMPEHANALSGLMVTAIVGAAFVPPLMGFVSDLSASAQAGFFVPLACVLYITAAALRNLRRARA from the coding sequence ATGAAACGCGCTTTCCCGGTCTTTCTGGCCTTCCTGGCCATGGGATTCGCCGACGCCGCCGGGCCGTTCGTCAGCCTGGCGCGCGAGCAGTTCCAGCTCTCCTACTTCGCCGCGCAGTGGATCACCTTCTCCGGCTTCATCATGTTCGGGCTGCTGTCGATCCCGATGGGGCTGGTGCAGGACCGCACCGGCAAGAAGACGATTCTCCTGGCCGGCCTCGCCATCATGCTTGCCGGCCTGTTGATCCCTGCCATCGCGGGCTTCACGACGTTCCCCGTGTTTCTGATCACCGTGCTCCTGCTCGGCGCGGGCGCGACGACGCTGCAGGTGGCGGGCAACCCCATCATGCGCGACGTTTCGCCGCCTGGTCTGTACTCGCGCAACCTGTCTCTGGCGCAGTTCGTGAAAGCCATCGGGTCCCTCTCGGGTCCCCTGCTGCCCGTGCTCGCCGCGCGTTGGTACGGCGCTTCGTGGCAGGTGGTGTTCCCGATTTACTCGGCTGCCGTGGCGGTCACGATCCTCGCCACGCTGACGCTGCGCGTCGAAGAGACACGTTCACCCGACCAGAAGCCCGCCACGCTGGCATCTTGCCTCGCCCTTCTGAAGAACGGCTACGTGGCGATGATGGTGCTGGCCATCTTTCTCTACGTCGGCGCGGAAGTCAGCGTCAGCGCGGGCATTCCCCTGTACCTGAAAGAACGCTTCGGCATCGACATCAGCCGCACCGGCCTGCTCGGCACAGGGCTCTTTTTTCTCGCGCTGACGATCGGACGCTTCTCCGGCGGGGTCATTCTCAACTGGATGCAGCCGAGGCCGTTCTTTCTCGTCACCTGCCTGGTGTCGATCCTCGGCCTGCTTGGCATCTTCGCGCCCTCGCCCACGGTCTCGGCCGTCAGCTTCTTCGTCACCGGGCTGGGCTTCGCCAACATCTTCCCCCTCGTGTTCTCGATCACCGTGGACGCCATGCCCGAGCACGCCAACGCGCTGAGCGGCCTGATGGTCACCGCCATCGTCGGCGCCGCATTCGTGCCGCCCCTGATGGGCTTCGTGTCCGACCTGTCCGCCTCCGCGCAGGCCGGCTTCTTCGTCCCTCTGGCCTGCGTTCTCTACATCACTGCGGCGGCGCTGCGGAACCTGCGCCGAGCCCGCGCCTGA
- a CDS encoding DNA internalization-related competence protein ComEC/Rec2: MPALLFAGGVAVSRLAGLAAAESLVCLAVAVAGALLARTRAVARMAAWIAWCAAGSLAAALQPPPAAPPMDLTPRRLEGCVVESSIIRNDRMQFTLELRPGARVRVSWPPGKDGSFPAPLLYGEAVAAELRLWPMRGFRNPGVFDIAAYQARRGIFWSAAPARGAKLERLPGACGAAWRRPIERLRAAALRRIDAVHHDDETRAALMRGLLLGDKSGIRKAWIEDFRRTGTYHALVISGSHVTLVCGLFLLWRRISGYGWRWIPLAASLLAWLYALMAGADPPVMRAAAGFTLFGLGAVFYRRLALLNTVGVVAIAFLALDPDQLFDSSFQLSFLAVAALGAFFPGEVRRRGLDAAELSAKLERRLLAETLQALLRLPGRVAHGLVERTAAAWRRIRSVFLASAAVQLSLALPMALLFHRLSITGLSANVIAVPFVSLAIPAGFAAAITGWEWVGRLAGASLDISRSLAAWHARFEPDWRIPDPPLWLACCVGAALFVWAAARQRPGRWLAAMAYFALVGVLAWHPFPPRAARGELELTAIDVGQGESLLLGLPDGRFALVDTGGLPQHGRRRAEPFDVGEEVVAPYLWHRGIRRLDVLVLTHLHEDHAGGAPSLIRNFRPRELWTSPAATTPLWRSVEEAARNAGSRIRILKQGDACGLGPVGCRVLAPLASQAPAARPHNNDSLVLELRYGRHAFLLTGDIEARQEAELALAGLLAPVHVLKVPHHGSKRSATPWLLDAARPAVAVISAGADNLFGLPHPETISRLRERRMLLLRTDESGPVTVRSDGRYLRAERAPGSGALRFEDW, encoded by the coding sequence ATGCCGGCGCTTCTGTTCGCCGGCGGGGTGGCCGTGTCGAGACTTGCCGGCCTTGCCGCCGCCGAATCCCTCGTGTGTCTCGCCGTGGCGGTTGCCGGGGCGCTGCTGGCGCGCACGCGCGCCGTGGCACGAATGGCGGCATGGATCGCGTGGTGCGCCGCCGGGTCTCTGGCTGCGGCTCTGCAGCCGCCGCCCGCGGCTCCGCCCATGGATCTGACGCCGCGCCGTCTGGAAGGCTGCGTGGTCGAGTCCTCCATCATCCGCAACGACCGGATGCAGTTCACTCTTGAGTTGCGCCCGGGCGCGCGCGTGCGGGTGTCCTGGCCCCCGGGAAAAGACGGCTCGTTTCCAGCACCGCTCCTGTACGGCGAGGCGGTGGCCGCAGAGCTCCGCCTGTGGCCGATGCGCGGCTTCCGCAATCCGGGCGTGTTCGACATCGCCGCCTACCAGGCGCGGCGCGGCATTTTCTGGTCTGCGGCGCCGGCGCGTGGAGCGAAGCTCGAGCGCCTGCCGGGCGCGTGCGGCGCGGCGTGGCGGCGGCCCATCGAGCGGCTGCGGGCGGCGGCGCTCAGGCGCATCGATGCCGTGCACCACGATGACGAGACGCGCGCCGCGCTGATGCGCGGGCTGCTGCTTGGGGACAAGAGCGGCATCCGCAAGGCATGGATCGAAGATTTCCGCCGGACGGGGACGTATCACGCGCTGGTGATCTCGGGCAGCCACGTCACGCTGGTCTGCGGCCTGTTTCTGCTCTGGCGCCGCATCAGCGGGTATGGGTGGCGCTGGATTCCACTGGCGGCATCGCTGCTGGCGTGGCTGTATGCGCTGATGGCAGGCGCGGATCCGCCCGTGATGCGGGCAGCCGCGGGGTTCACGCTGTTCGGCCTGGGGGCGGTGTTCTACCGGCGTCTGGCGCTGCTGAACACGGTGGGCGTGGTGGCCATCGCGTTTCTGGCGCTCGACCCCGATCAGCTCTTCGACTCGAGCTTCCAGCTGTCGTTCCTGGCCGTGGCGGCGCTGGGCGCCTTCTTTCCTGGAGAGGTCCGGCGTCGCGGACTGGATGCGGCGGAATTGTCGGCGAAGCTGGAGCGGCGGCTCCTCGCCGAGACGCTGCAGGCGCTGCTGCGGCTGCCCGGGCGCGTGGCGCACGGGCTGGTCGAGAGAACCGCAGCCGCGTGGCGGCGGATCCGTTCCGTGTTCCTGGCTTCGGCAGCCGTTCAGCTGAGCCTCGCGCTGCCGATGGCGCTGCTGTTCCACCGGCTGTCGATCACGGGCCTCAGCGCCAACGTCATCGCCGTGCCTTTCGTCTCGCTGGCGATCCCGGCGGGGTTCGCCGCCGCCATCACGGGCTGGGAGTGGGTGGGGCGGCTGGCGGGCGCGTCACTGGATATTTCGCGCAGCCTGGCGGCATGGCATGCGCGCTTCGAGCCGGACTGGAGAATTCCCGACCCGCCCCTGTGGCTGGCCTGCTGCGTGGGCGCCGCGCTGTTCGTCTGGGCCGCCGCGCGGCAGCGCCCCGGGCGGTGGCTGGCGGCCATGGCCTATTTCGCTCTGGTGGGCGTGCTGGCATGGCACCCGTTTCCGCCGCGCGCCGCACGGGGCGAGCTGGAACTGACGGCGATCGATGTCGGACAGGGCGAAAGTCTTCTGCTCGGTCTGCCGGACGGCCGTTTTGCGCTGGTGGATACGGGCGGGCTGCCGCAGCACGGACGCCGCCGCGCCGAGCCTTTTGATGTCGGGGAAGAAGTGGTCGCGCCCTACCTGTGGCACCGCGGCATCCGGCGGCTGGACGTGCTCGTGCTGACGCACCTGCACGAAGACCATGCCGGAGGGGCGCCGTCGCTGATCCGCAATTTCCGGCCCCGGGAGCTCTGGACTTCGCCTGCCGCAACGACGCCTTTATGGCGCAGCGTCGAGGAGGCCGCGCGGAACGCCGGCAGCCGCATCCGCATTCTCAAACAGGGAGACGCATGCGGCCTTGGCCCGGTCGGGTGCCGCGTGCTGGCGCCGCTGGCTTCGCAGGCGCCCGCCGCCCGCCCGCACAACAACGACTCGCTCGTGCTGGAGCTGCGCTACGGACGTCATGCGTTTCTGCTGACGGGAGATATCGAGGCGCGGCAGGAGGCCGAACTTGCACTGGCCGGCCTGCTGGCTCCGGTGCACGTGCTGAAGGTGCCGCACCACGGCTCGAAGCGCAGCGCCACGCCCTGGCTGCTGGACGCCGCGCGCCCGGCGGTGGCCGTCATCAGCGCCGGCGCGGACAACCTGTTCGGGCTGCCGCATCCGGAGACGATCAGCCGCCTGCGCGAGAGGAGAATGCTTCTGCTGCGCACGGATGAATCCGGCCCTGTGACGGTCCGGTCCGACGGCCGTTATCTGAGAGCGGAACGGGCGCCGGGAAGCGGCGCACTCCGGTTCGAGGACTGGTAG